tttagtttggtttttaAGGCCATGTGATGGGGTCGTGGATGGAAAGAAATGTGGAGAGTTTTGTGTATAATATTGATCCAAATTGGTTGGTAGGGATCAAATGGAAAAATCATGTGGGAAGCTGTTAACtaattccctttttctttttctctcttctatTGAAGGGGATTCTGTTTGATCTGGGGCCCAACTTATTTTTGGTTATGTTACCTAACCTCTTTTTGCTTCTTAAACTCAAATTTCGTTAtaggattttctttttctttttctttttcttttaccaattACTTCATTTAGAGGCCCGAACGAAAAGTTGTCAACATTAAGATATAGAGGGAAAATGGTCCTCTGTTTACACACATGAATTTACTCACAACTTTCTTCCATAGTTGATGCTATATGCTTTATAAGCACATACTCATCATCTATACTCTCATTCAAAAGTTCACTCCAGTGCTTTACACTCTACCATCTATGTTTTATGTCATATGTTCGCTATCTGATGTCagaaaaattcataatataaaaagCAAGAAGAAACGtagaaaaagaagggaaaaatggaaaaaagtgGAAGGAGAAatgcaaaaggaaaaagaacgAGAAGAAGAGATGCTACAGAATGAAGAATGATAATATCATATGGTGATACCATAACCAAAAcgaaatttcttttgttgattttgaaacttaCTTGGGGTTAATTTTCCTTCAAAGTCTCCCTCCATGCAATTATTCTTTAGGTTACCattgattttttagtttttttttttttttttttttttttttttttaaaagtatatatatactgaAGAAAACATATGCATCGAAAAACACAAAGCTTGTAAAAGGGAGGGGTCtgaagagaaacaaaacaCCTAACAAAGACTCAACATCTCTAAGGTCTTTTTCAACCCCTTTCAAGTATTGCTTCGCCCAAGGAGGTCATGGACTCCCtagttaaaaagaagaaaaaaaactatatctatcctatatataaaagtatggATAGataaaactttttctttccaattttgtCCTTCTCCCTTTCCTACTTTggttttattgtaatttgctttttatttattttttaatttaaaattaattattaataaatacatatacattaataatttaaactttttctttccaattaattatatcattaatattttcCTAAAACTATTCACATCCCTTCATCTTCCACCTATTCACATTCCCTTATCTCACATTAaatgttttgtaattatttcaacctttcaaattCCTTCCCTTTTTAAATCTTTAGgtataaatattcaattctttttctttctttttttcatgttcAAGTCACAACAAAAAAGGTGGTGTGTGAAGGAATTGGTCTTTCAacaagttcaaatgaagatttaTGAGTCAAGGTTACAAAAGCCCACAAACCTTCATTTGAACCTATTGAGACGGACATTCCAATTTTGAACAACATTTCTAACAATTTGAAGTTTGAGTTGAGGAGAGCAAGTTTGGTTTTGAGGCTAAAATGGCTCTGTACATTATATAAGTAAAAAATGTCTCTATTTTATGGTTGTTGCTGACGTTACATACAATTTGAGGTGAGGGGTTGTCTTTTGAGGTTTATGCCATAATATTGGTGCTGCTTGCAAGCTTGAAGAGAGATCTCTATGTTGTTTGTTAgtcacttttgtttttgtctaacattaaaaatagagaagacaaaaaaataaaaaagaaaattttggacaagcaagaaagaaaaaaaaaattgttgtataGGCCTTACGGAAAttgaataataagaaaatttattctttGTGGGCtgattatttactttttatctaTTGGTTTGGTTTAAAATGATCTTGATTTAAGTGAAAAACAGACTTTTCTTCTCGAGcgtattatttaaaatttaaatgttggtTTTAGTAGTCATCGAACTTATCCCAAAATTATTCATCAATCTAAAGTTTGATTGAATGAATATGTTTCATAGTCATACTATCAAGtgttttatatcttttagCTCATTCTATTTATACATGCATATAACAAGTGTTGAGGAATAAATCTCtctaaaaataaagttgaaaaatgtattttaaaaaattaattttaaaaatcgtgagtaaataaatatagttgCATTCTATTTGTGTGAAAAATTAACGTGCATGTTACCAactagtattttaaaaaataaatatagcaaatttgtCAAAGTCTATCGTCGGTAGACTGTATAGTAGACATTGGTGTATCGAGAATGAATAGAAGTTATtgtattaacattttttaaaaaagatgttatatatttaattattattttaaaactgtcTTGTATTAGAATAgcaattttatactttattagGCTTTAGCCATGGTAGAGCTCCAAGAATTCACAACTCCCATCTGTTATCTCTCAAAAGATATTATCATTCCTCTCCACCCTACAACCCTTATAGCACAACACAAACTCTCTTTTGTCATAAAGGCTTCACTACTCCCAAAAGAAGTACAGAGAGGATCGCTCTCGATCAACCCTTCAATATATAtgtctaataaattaaaagcaaaTCAAGGGTAGGTTaccattaaatttttattattgaccTATATGCTATGCTACATACTATCTACTCAATACTATTACTAATAACTCTATTGCCTAATCTAATAACTAACCATCTTATATAGGGGCACTGGGTTGTGTATCTAGTATCTATTATAATGTATTGTCTTGTTTTGTTGATGTACATGGCTTGTCATCCAATCCAATTTTCCTCAACTCTCTTGGCAATTAGCATCTTTTTGTATAGTTTTgggatgttttcaaattacaTAATCTATTGTTTTACCAAAATATGTTACATTCCTTGCTAAACATTGAATGAAGTGATTGATTAGATTAATAAATAAGACAACTTCTACCATTGTTACAGGGTTCTTATGCATGCATctcttatttcaaataaaatggaTTCTCAAAACTTTGGCAAGAATATTacaacttttccttttaaagaCATACAAGTTAGAGAGGTTCTATCAAGTGTTAAAGGTGGTTGTGTTTTCATTGCTATTCCCAAAAATACTGGAAGTTTCTTGATAAGGGTAAAGTTCCAAGGCTAGTACGACTCTCACTTGTTGGTTCTCAAATGAAAGATCGTAAGTGACGTCCACGACAAATTTACTAAACAAAggtaataaaaagtaaaaactaagTTACTAACCTCATGAAAGTTTTAGGcacttatttataaaactaaatgaCATGACCAACCACTTGAAAATACCTTCATTCATCGAACTGTAATAGCACCAAGTCAGCCATAGACATGGTATCACCTGTATGATTATTGGAAATCGAACCAAACTTAACGATAGACACTTGGTTACTAAGGTATATACTTGGAGGAATAAGATAGAGAGATGGGTCGAGCATAAATCTGAACAAGAACACGTCTACAGACCGACCGCTTCAGCATGAAATTTGCAAGAATGGGCAGAAGATCCTTAATCTAATACTCTATCTAGATAAAGCACCCATTACACACAAGTGCGGCGGATGCGTTACACTTCAATGACCCAGAATTTCGACTAGAGAGTATTCAGCCCAAATGAAAGACTCATTGTTTCATTTCTGAACCTGACCTCCACCATGAATCTGTATGGTGGTAGGTCAGGAACATTTCAGGCATGCTACAGGAAGGCTTTCTAAAGATGCCATTACTCTCAATCACAGTCTGACATAATTTCACATGCTAGACATCTGTGGAACAGCTACACCAATATTAAGGAAACTTCaacacaaaaacaacaaagttCGCAATCATACTAATCCCAACTCCAAACCTTCAGATAGGTAGAAATACCCTAAACTTTAAACAAGtatctcaaaagaaaacatgaacAATTGTGAATTATGAGAAAAGCAATCTGCATAGAGCCATTTCCCATCATTTCTATCTCCacataacattaattaaagtCATGTATTAAGAGAGGTtgtaccaaaaaaagaaaaaagaaaaaagaaaaatggtgcATCTAatgaaaagaacaaagatgAATAAGATTTGATTcccttaatttttctttagaaatcCCTCAATGTCCTGGCTATTCACAGAACATAATGAAGAAATCAACACTATCCTAgttttttagtcttttatgGTATTTACAATGATTATTGTGCATAAAACGATGAGGTCTCAAgcatatacatatgtatagTGTATATATTTGACAGGTGACTTTTGAAGCACTTCTCTTTTCTGTGAAGTCGTATGAGGTGTGAACTAGGATTAACATGCTAAAGAGAGAAATGGCTATAAGCTATAACTAACTCATAATCTTATGAACAACCATCAGCAGAAGTAAATGTGATAATGCACTTGCATCAGTATGATGATTAGCTTACAATAAAGTAACTCTATATTCATCTTAGTCTCTATCCTTTACCAGATTACCGATCATGTTTACCAAAGATGGAGTTCCCTTTGCCATGATCTCAAGCCTGGAGGCATTAGATGCGTGAGAGAATAAGGAAAGCCCAAAGAGTAACAGCTCGGGAAGAAACAGTCGTGATGACAAGAATCCATGCCAATAACGAGGTTCAAGATCAAAAAATGCATCAAAAAACCTTCTTGTACCCTTTAGATCCAGCTTCAACAAGATATCCATCCCAAAACAGAAAAACTCCCTCTGTCTCCTCCTTTCAATGGGCCATAGATCTTTCCAAACTTCAGAGGATATTGCATCACCCATGAAACGTCCATCTGAACCAAGGCATCGAACTATTGCACTAGCAACAATAGGTGCTGCTGCTAGAGTTCTTGCTACCATATATCCAGTTGAAGGGTGCACCATCCCTGCTGTTCCACCAATTCCAACAACTCTTTGAGGAAGAACTGGCAGCGGTCCACCCATTGGGATGACACAATGCTCATCCTCTTCTATGCTTTTCACTTTTATTCCCAAGTGATTCAATCTTGCCTCCATTCTTTCCTGGATATCGCTCATTTGTAATCCAGGTCGAGCTACCAGAGAAGTTTCTTCTAGAAATATCCGATTTGATGAAAAGGGCATTGCATAAAGAAATGTAGGAATTTTGCTATTTCGGTCCTTcaaaatcatattattattcaGATGTGAATCCCTCCAGTCCATAAAGACCATCTTGTTAACGTCGAATGGATGTTCCTCCACCTCAGCTAAAATCCCATAAGCTACTTGGTAGCCCGGATTGTAAGGCTTATCATATTGGACAAGGCATCGAGAGAAGCCAGTAGCATCAAGAACAATGGCAGCTTGAATGGTCACTCCATCATTGCAAATTATCAAAGATTTGAACTCCTCATGTATAACTTTAATAACTTTAGCTTCATGAAAC
This is a stretch of genomic DNA from Cucumis sativus cultivar 9930 chromosome 4, Cucumber_9930_V3, whole genome shotgun sequence. It encodes these proteins:
- the LOC101207778 gene encoding lycopene beta cyclase, chloroplastic gives rise to the protein MDTLLKINNKYGFLQPLHGVSEKLSGVRGTKFHGQEFGFGQRKSRLKLKKGGCVGVKSSALLELVPETKKENLEFELPMFDPSKGLVVDLAVVGGGPAGLAVAQQVSEAGLSVCAIDPSPKLIWPNNYGVWVDEFEAMDLLDCLDTTWSGAVVFTNEQSTKDLARPYGRVNRKQLKSKMLQKCISNGVKFHEAKVIKVIHEEFKSLIICNDGVTIQAAIVLDATGFSRCLVQYDKPYNPGYQVAYGILAEVEEHPFDVNKMVFMDWRDSHLNNNMILKDRNSKIPTFLYAMPFSSNRIFLEETSLVARPGLQMSDIQERMEARLNHLGIKVKSIEEDEHCVIPMGGPLPVLPQRVVGIGGTAGMVHPSTGYMVARTLAAAPIVASAIVRCLGSDGRFMGDAISSEVWKDLWPIERRRQREFFCFGMDILLKLDLKGTRRFFDAFFDLEPRYWHGFLSSRLFLPELLLFGLSLFSHASNASRLEIMAKGTPSLVNMIGNLVKDRD